The following proteins are encoded in a genomic region of Arachis ipaensis cultivar K30076 chromosome B02, Araip1.1, whole genome shotgun sequence:
- the LOC107625175 gene encoding vegetative cell wall protein gp1-like, with protein sequence MRLQFTPSPLPPTTPLPIRESLYSEAKLNPQTKTLGPPCNISAALLPPSVLSASSVAKPSLVAQRPPSPCPPSILHGFSVLLAWSSSPCRRSPSSPRSPFVSPSKVQCN encoded by the exons ATGCGTTTACAGTTTACACCCTCACCCCTTCCCCCAACAACCCCCCTACCAATTCGTGAATCACTATACTCTGAAGCAAAGTTAAATCCCCAAACCAAAACCCTAGGTCCTCCCTGCAACATTTCTGCCGCACTGCTGCCGCCGTCCGTGCTGTCGGCATCGTCTGTGGCCAAGCCCTCTCTTGTAGCTCAGCGTCCTCCTTCCCCTTGTCCTCCGTCCATCCTCCATGGCTTCTCTGTTTTGTTGGCTTGGAGCAGCTCGCCGTGTCGTCGCTCGCCGTCGTCTCCCCGATCGCCGTTCGTGTCTCCGTCGAAG GTTCAGTGTAATTAG